A region of Saccharococcus thermophilus DNA encodes the following proteins:
- a CDS encoding glycogen biosynthesis protein GlgD: protein MKKSKQNNPEQKTRNGIHHNDLELGKDFDPVKQAKKAYEQTGGQPQKSKQHIEE, encoded by the coding sequence GTGAAAAAGTCGAAACAAAACAATCCGGAACAAAAAACGAGAAACGGAATTCATCATAACGATCTCGAGCTCGGCAAAGATTTCGATCCGGTAAAGCAGGCGAAAAAAGCGTATGAACAAACGGGCGGGCAGCCGCAAAAATCGAAGCAGCATATCGAAGAATAA
- a CDS encoding rhodanese-like domain-containing protein, producing MNEIKEITAAEVKEKLERGEKLNIVDVREDEEVALGMIPGAKHIKMGEIPSRLDEFNKEEEYIFVCRSGRRSENVCYYLQELGYRVRNMVGGMLEWEGDTVPKK from the coding sequence ATGAACGAAATTAAAGAAATCACCGCGGCGGAAGTAAAAGAAAAGCTCGAACGCGGGGAGAAGCTAAACATTGTCGACGTGCGCGAAGATGAGGAGGTCGCGCTCGGCATGATTCCTGGCGCCAAGCATATCAAAATGGGGGAAATTCCAAGCCGGCTCGATGAATTCAATAAAGAAGAAGAGTATATTTTCGTCTGCCGCTCCGGCCGGCGCAGCGAAAATGTTTGCTATTATTTACAGGAACTAGGATATCGCGTCCGCAATATGGTCGGCGGGATGCTTGAATGGGAAGGAGATACGGTGCCGAAAAAATAG
- a CDS encoding YtzC family protein → MATRQSVEEFLQHCEDVIRYAKEQYTESQKQEHYNITEYTEAQQMLESAVNDLAHLARSCNAQQREQLHRMRLQLEQLQNQMILLDR, encoded by the coding sequence ATGGCAACGCGGCAATCGGTCGAAGAATTTTTACAGCATTGCGAAGATGTCATTCGTTATGCGAAAGAGCAATACACGGAATCACAAAAGCAAGAGCATTATAACATAACGGAATATACAGAGGCGCAGCAAATGCTGGAGAGCGCCGTCAATGATTTGGCACATTTAGCGCGCAGCTGCAACGCCCAGCAACGCGAACAATTGCATCGGATGCGCCTGCAGCTTGAGCAACTGCAAAATCAAATGATTTTACTTGATCGTTAA
- a CDS encoding IS1634 family transposase yields the protein MNVQVKKVYRNSYLNIISALFKKLGLPQLIDHLVPVDPQCQTRVSDAVQAILYNVFDGRQALVHLEHWAQEVDCEKLIRPDLHPSWLNDDALARHLDRLYEAGIHNVISTCLIHIYRKEGLSLRAFHADTTDKTVYGAYESASLEALQITHGYNRHHRWQKQIGFGLVGNEDGIPFYGDVHDGNLPDKTWNPEVLSRVHEQLKQAKIEDEWIYVADSAAMTKETLAQTKAANAFLITRGPSSLRIVKTALAEADAEDTTWSDPFTLAERNGATYRVWETASTYEGHPVRLIVVESSALDQRKGKTLEKERTKEAELLREEQARWERHPFSCREDAEQALASLKASLRPRFHRVEAAVEEIVRLKKRRGRPKKGAEPEVETLYFLHLDVEFDQDAWEQARRKASRFVLVTTVPKEWKGQPMDAQEILKLYKGQISVEMNFAFLKDPFFTDEIYVKKPERVAVLGYLFLLALAIYRVFQRRVRQFITPEHPLKGPGGRKLTRPTGQAIFQLFQYVNVVLFKLPDGRIQRSLDRSLTPDQRRILQGLGMDESIYV from the coding sequence ATGAACGTTCAAGTCAAAAAGGTCTATCGCAATTCTTATTTGAATATAATAAGTGCCCTATTCAAGAAACTGGGTCTGCCTCAATTGATTGACCATCTCGTGCCCGTCGATCCGCAGTGCCAAACGCGAGTCAGCGATGCCGTTCAGGCCATCCTCTACAATGTGTTTGACGGCCGGCAAGCCCTTGTTCACTTGGAACATTGGGCTCAGGAGGTCGATTGTGAGAAACTCATCCGTCCCGATCTCCATCCTTCCTGGTTGAACGACGATGCGTTGGCCCGTCATCTCGATCGCCTGTATGAGGCTGGCATTCACAACGTCATCAGCACTTGCTTGATTCATATTTATCGAAAAGAAGGCCTTTCCCTCCGAGCCTTCCACGCCGATACGACGGACAAGACCGTTTACGGCGCGTATGAATCGGCCTCGTTAGAGGCCTTACAAATCACACATGGCTACAACCGCCATCATCGTTGGCAAAAACAGATCGGTTTCGGACTGGTCGGCAACGAGGACGGCATCCCGTTTTACGGCGATGTGCACGATGGCAACCTGCCCGATAAAACATGGAATCCCGAGGTGCTGTCTCGTGTCCATGAACAGCTGAAGCAGGCCAAAATCGAAGACGAATGGATTTACGTGGCCGATTCCGCCGCGATGACGAAAGAGACCCTGGCGCAAACCAAAGCGGCCAACGCCTTTTTGATCACCAGAGGCCCTTCGTCGCTCCGGATCGTGAAAACCGCGCTGGCCGAAGCGGATGCTGAGGACACGACGTGGAGCGATCCCTTTACGTTGGCGGAGAGAAACGGCGCCACGTACCGGGTATGGGAAACGGCCTCGACGTATGAAGGCCACCCCGTTCGGCTGATCGTTGTTGAATCGAGCGCGCTCGACCAGCGAAAAGGAAAGACGCTTGAAAAAGAACGAACCAAAGAAGCGGAGCTTCTTCGCGAGGAACAAGCCCGTTGGGAGCGTCACCCCTTCTCCTGCCGGGAAGATGCCGAACAAGCCTTGGCGTCCCTCAAGGCGTCCCTTCGCCCCCGGTTTCATCGGGTTGAGGCCGCGGTCGAAGAGATCGTACGCCTGAAAAAACGGCGCGGACGGCCGAAAAAAGGGGCGGAACCCGAGGTGGAGACGCTGTATTTCTTGCACCTTGACGTCGAATTCGACCAAGACGCGTGGGAACAGGCGAGACGGAAAGCGTCCCGGTTTGTCCTTGTCACGACCGTTCCGAAGGAATGGAAGGGCCAACCCATGGATGCCCAAGAGATCTTGAAGCTGTATAAAGGGCAGATCTCGGTGGAAATGAACTTCGCTTTTTTGAAAGATCCGTTTTTCACGGATGAGATTTACGTCAAAAAACCAGAACGGGTCGCAGTATTAGGCTATTTGTTTCTGTTGGCCTTGGCTATTTACCGCGTTTTTCAGCGCCGAGTGCGTCAGTTTATTACTCCAGAACACCCGTTGAAGGGTCCTGGAGGCCGCAAGCTGACCCGGCCGACGGGACAGGCGATTTTTCAGCTGTTTCAATATGTGAACGTCGTCCTGTTCAAGCTGCCGGATGGGCGCATCCAACGCTCACTGGATCGCTCCCTTACCCCTGATCAGCGAAGGATTCTGCAGGGATTGGGCATGGATGAGAGCATCTACGTGTAA
- a CDS encoding MDR family MFS transporter: MPRELWILMVGMAMNVTGASFLWPMNTIYVHEQLGKSLSVAGMVLMLNSGASVVGNLAGGLLFDKIGGFKSMMIGIVATMAALVGLVFFHGWPHYAIFLTIIGMGSGIVFPVAAAYAGAIWPEGGRRAFNRLYVAQNIGVAVGSALGGVVASYSFTLIFLANLLLYISFFLLIVFGLRHVHVAKAAKPQAAAAEAVKVEARANWYALVTLCIGYFLCWISYVQWSTTIAAYTQALHIPLRKYSLLWTINGALIVLAQPLLSAAIRRWMPYIKRQMLVGFAIFVVSFALLNGADSFVEFAVAMVVLTIAEMIVWPAIPTVASELAPPGKGGFYQGFVNSTATAGRMIGPVLGGFIADCVGMKSLFAALVFFSTLSLVTTFFYDRNLPKKQNKEKQTVIVG; the protein is encoded by the coding sequence ATGCCCCGTGAGCTTTGGATATTAATGGTAGGCATGGCCATGAACGTGACAGGGGCTTCTTTTTTGTGGCCGATGAATACGATTTACGTTCATGAGCAGCTTGGCAAGTCACTCTCTGTCGCTGGAATGGTGCTCATGCTCAATTCCGGGGCAAGCGTGGTTGGAAACTTAGCCGGAGGGCTATTGTTTGATAAAATTGGCGGTTTTAAGTCGATGATGATCGGAATTGTCGCGACGATGGCTGCGCTCGTTGGCCTTGTTTTCTTTCACGGATGGCCGCATTATGCCATCTTTTTAACGATCATCGGGATGGGAAGCGGAATTGTATTCCCAGTAGCGGCTGCGTATGCGGGGGCGATTTGGCCGGAGGGTGGAAGACGAGCGTTTAACAGGCTGTATGTCGCGCAAAACATCGGTGTGGCGGTTGGCTCGGCGCTTGGCGGCGTAGTTGCGTCATATTCGTTTACGCTTATTTTCTTGGCCAATTTATTGCTATATATTTCCTTTTTCTTGCTTATTGTATTTGGGCTCCGTCATGTCCACGTCGCCAAAGCGGCAAAACCACAGGCTGCAGCGGCGGAAGCGGTAAAAGTAGAGGCGCGCGCCAATTGGTACGCGCTAGTGACGCTTTGTATCGGCTATTTTTTATGCTGGATCAGCTATGTGCAATGGTCGACGACGATTGCCGCTTATACGCAGGCCCTTCATATTCCGCTACGGAAATATAGTCTCCTTTGGACGATCAACGGCGCGCTGATTGTATTGGCGCAGCCGCTCTTGTCAGCCGCGATCCGGCGCTGGATGCCTTATATCAAGCGGCAAATGCTGGTCGGGTTTGCGATTTTTGTCGTTTCCTTTGCCTTATTAAACGGCGCGGATTCATTCGTGGAATTTGCCGTCGCGATGGTCGTTTTGACAATAGCGGAGATGATCGTCTGGCCAGCGATTCCGACGGTGGCAAGCGAGCTTGCGCCGCCGGGCAAAGGCGGTTTTTACCAAGGATTTGTCAACAGCACGGCTACGGCAGGACGAATGATCGGACCCGTGCTAGGCGGCTTTATTGCTGATTGTGTAGGCATGAAATCGCTGTTTGCCGCGCTTGTTTTCTTTTCCACACTTTCGCTTGTCACGACGTTCTTCTATGATCGGAACTTGCCGAAGAAGCAAAACAAGGAGAAACAAACGGTTATAGTGGGGTAG
- a CDS encoding NAD(P)/FAD-dependent oxidoreductase, whose amino-acid sequence MTYEIIVIGGGPSGLMAAIGAAEQGAKVLLVEKGNKLGRKLAISGGGRCNVTNRLPVDEIIKHIPGNGRFLYSAFSEFNNEDIIRFFERLGVQLKEEDHGRMFPVTDNAQSVVQALVNELRRLHVDVRLSTPVADVEYEHGKTIGVTLKTGEFIGAKAIVVAVGGKSVPQTGSTGDGYAWAEKAGHTITELFPTEVPITSKEPFIQERVLQGLSLRDVALSVLKPNGKPIITHRMDMLFTHFGISGPAALRCSQFVVKALKKYGTNSVTMSIDALPDQNKEELFQQLANACKAEPKKAIKNVVKGLLPERYVLFLLEQSGIDPQTPAGTVSHEAIRTFVHHCKQFTFHVHGTLPLEKAFVTGGGVSVKEIHPKTMASKRMEGLYFCGEILDIHGYTGGYNITAALVTGRLAGVNAAAYATSCRT is encoded by the coding sequence ATGACATATGAAATTATTGTCATCGGGGGAGGGCCATCGGGATTAATGGCGGCAATTGGTGCTGCGGAACAGGGCGCAAAAGTGCTTCTTGTTGAAAAAGGGAACAAGCTTGGGCGGAAACTTGCCATTTCCGGCGGCGGACGATGCAACGTTACCAACCGTCTTCCGGTTGATGAAATCATTAAGCATATCCCCGGAAATGGCCGCTTTTTGTACAGCGCGTTTTCTGAATTTAATAATGAAGATATTATCCGCTTTTTTGAACGGTTGGGCGTGCAATTGAAAGAAGAGGACCACGGCCGCATGTTTCCGGTAACCGATAATGCGCAGTCTGTTGTACAAGCGTTAGTGAACGAGTTAAGACGGCTGCATGTTGATGTTCGGCTCAGCACACCAGTTGCCGATGTCGAATACGAGCATGGAAAAACGATAGGCGTAACGCTAAAAACTGGCGAATTTATTGGTGCGAAAGCAATCGTGGTCGCAGTGGGCGGCAAATCGGTTCCACAGACCGGTTCCACCGGGGACGGCTACGCTTGGGCGGAAAAAGCAGGGCATACGATTACCGAACTGTTTCCAACCGAAGTACCGATTACATCCAAAGAACCGTTTATTCAGGAACGGGTTTTGCAAGGCTTATCGCTGCGCGATGTTGCTTTAAGCGTTCTGAAACCAAACGGAAAACCGATCATTACCCATCGAATGGACATGCTGTTCACCCATTTCGGCATTTCTGGCCCCGCCGCCCTTCGCTGCAGCCAATTTGTCGTTAAAGCACTAAAAAAATACGGAACAAACTCCGTCACAATGAGCATTGACGCGCTTCCCGACCAAAATAAGGAAGAACTGTTTCAGCAACTTGCTAACGCGTGCAAAGCGGAACCAAAGAAGGCAATAAAAAATGTCGTCAAAGGCTTGCTTCCGGAGCGATATGTCTTATTTTTGCTAGAACAAAGCGGCATCGATCCGCAGACACCGGCTGGAACGGTATCACACGAGGCGATTCGGACATTTGTCCATCATTGTAAACAGTTTACATTCCACGTTCACGGCACATTGCCGCTAGAAAAAGCGTTTGTCACCGGCGGAGGCGTTTCGGTGAAAGAAATTCATCCAAAAACAATGGCCTCCAAACGGATGGAAGGACTCTATTTTTGCGGGGAAATTTTAGACATTCACGGCTATACAGGCGGTTATAACATCACGGCGGCGCTGGTGACCGGCAGGCTCGCCGGCGTCAACGCGGCAGCATACGCCACCTCCTGCCGGACCTAA
- a CDS encoding sporulation protein Cse60 translates to MYKVKVFDKEHEKDLETAVNDFLSRLKDGQLIDVKYSVAVMESEGEQIYCFSAMIIYRT, encoded by the coding sequence ATGTACAAAGTCAAAGTATTTGATAAGGAACATGAGAAAGATTTGGAAACAGCAGTGAACGATTTTTTATCGCGATTAAAAGATGGACAGTTAATCGACGTTAAATACAGCGTGGCGGTGATGGAATCGGAAGGGGAGCAAATTTATTGCTTTTCTGCAATGATTATTTACCGGACCTAA
- a CDS encoding XRE family transcriptional regulator, which yields MSFNDAEANTYFLLMEMRYYLFIKNISATEAAMMQIRELYNTFDHEMKYYYYKFAGLLYYCIEKYEEALEYYKKAEELFRLQSFPKWEEADLYYLLALAYSRLWKMLGCINYVQRALAIYQADYNLKRSAECHVLLGICYRRYGEVDKAIEYYSLAQKAAQMVNDIELLGIIEHNLGYLKSMMKEHREAIQHYENSLVYKRQAMLADRFITLFSLIKEYYSSQNYRKALAIVEESLQLLRQHSDYTSSEYYFHFTVYQYLLSNNVSERDFEMFMKNEVLPYFQKHKKYEDVAQYAEYLADYYERCRKYKLASKYYKMSYEFLKKIIHI from the coding sequence GTGAGTTTTAACGATGCGGAAGCAAATACCTATTTTCTGCTAATGGAGATGCGCTATTATTTGTTCATAAAAAATATTTCCGCCACCGAAGCTGCGATGATGCAGATTCGTGAATTGTACAATACATTTGACCATGAAATGAAATACTACTATTACAAATTTGCCGGGCTTTTATATTATTGCATAGAAAAATATGAAGAAGCGCTCGAATATTATAAAAAGGCAGAGGAGCTGTTTCGGCTTCAATCGTTTCCAAAGTGGGAAGAAGCGGATCTGTATTATTTATTAGCGCTTGCATACAGTCGGTTATGGAAAATGTTAGGCTGCATCAACTATGTGCAGCGCGCGCTAGCCATTTACCAAGCAGATTATAACTTAAAGCGAAGCGCGGAATGTCATGTGCTGCTAGGAATTTGCTATCGAAGGTATGGCGAGGTGGACAAAGCGATCGAATATTACTCCCTTGCGCAAAAGGCGGCGCAAATGGTCAACGATATTGAACTGCTGGGCATTATTGAGCATAATTTAGGATATTTAAAATCGATGATGAAGGAGCATCGGGAAGCAATTCAACACTATGAAAATAGTTTAGTATATAAAAGACAAGCTATGCTTGCAGATCGTTTTATCACCTTGTTTTCCCTCATCAAAGAATACTATAGTTCGCAAAATTATCGCAAGGCACTGGCAATTGTGGAAGAAAGCTTACAGCTTTTGAGACAGCATTCCGACTATACTTCATCTGAATATTACTTTCATTTTACTGTCTATCAATATTTATTGTCGAATAACGTTTCTGAGCGAGACTTTGAAATGTTTATGAAAAATGAGGTTCTCCCTTATTTTCAAAAACATAAAAAATATGAAGACGTGGCACAATATGCTGAATATTTAGCGGACTACTACGAACGGTGTCGCAAGTATAAGCTAGCAAGCAAATACTATAAAATGAGCTATGAGTTTTTAAAAAAAATTATTCATATATAG
- a CDS encoding helix-turn-helix domain-containing protein: MKIGDRLKLTRLKKEMTQEEVAEGIISVSYLSKIENNQVTPSEEVLHLLYQRLGIDNLFNERMNELMKQMMLWHKAITDKNEWKAVEMYENLKKMIEYFNSHFAPSRRKSGGFFRSDVE; this comes from the coding sequence TTGAAGATTGGCGATCGCTTAAAACTCACCCGTCTCAAAAAAGAAATGACTCAAGAGGAAGTGGCGGAAGGAATTATTTCCGTATCGTATTTGTCGAAAATTGAAAACAACCAGGTAACGCCGAGTGAAGAAGTGCTGCATTTGCTTTATCAGCGGCTTGGGATTGACAACTTATTTAACGAACGGATGAATGAACTGATGAAGCAAATGATGTTATGGCATAAGGCAATAACGGATAAAAATGAATGGAAAGCAGTGGAAATGTATGAAAACCTAAAGAAAATGATAGAGTATTTTAACTCACATTTCGCACCCTCTCGACGAAAATCGGGAGGATTTTTTCGTTCCGATGTCGAATGA
- the leuS gene encoding leucine--tRNA ligase gives MSFNHREIEKKWQDYWEKNKTFKTVDDDDKPKFYVLDMFPYPSGAGLHVGHPEGYTATDILARMKRMQGYNVLHPMGWDAFGLPAEQYALDTGNDPAEFTEKNINTFRRQIKSLGFSYDWDREINTTDPNYYKWTQWIFLKLYEKGLAYMDEVPVNWCPALGTVLANEEVINGRSERGGHPVIRKPMRQWMLRITAYADRLLEDLEELDWPESIKEMQRNWIGRSEGAEIRFEVDGHDETFTVFTTRPDTLFGATYTVLAPEHPLVEKITTPEQKEAVEAYLDAIKSKSDLERTDLAKEKTGVFTGAYAIHPVTGEKLPIWIADYVLMSYGTGAIMAVPAHDERDYEFAEKFNLPIKEVVAGGNITKEAYTGDGEHINSDFLNGLNKEEAIKKMIEWLEANGKGQKKVTYRLRDWLFSRQRYWGEPIPIIHWEDGTMTPVPEEELPLKLPKTDQIKPSGTGESPLANIEEWVNVVDPKTGKKGRRETNTMPQWAGSCWYYLRYIDPHNDKQLADPEKLKKWLPVDVYIGGAEHAVLHLLYARFWHKFLYDIGVVPTKEPFQKLFNQGMILGENNEKMSKSRGNVVNPDDIVESHGADTLRLYEMFMGPLEASIAWSTKGLDGARRFLDRVWRLFVEENGELNPKIVDNPETDTLERVYHQTVKKVTEDYEALRFNTAISQLMVFINEAYKAPQLPKAYMEGFVKLLSPVCPHIGEELWQKLGHNDTIAYEPWPTYDESKLVEEEVEIVIQVNGKVRAKLHVRADLSKDELEQIALQEEKVQEHLAGKTVRKVITVPGKLVNIVAN, from the coding sequence ATGAGCTTCAACCATCGAGAAATAGAGAAAAAATGGCAGGATTATTGGGAAAAAAATAAAACGTTTAAAACGGTTGATGACGACGACAAACCGAAATTTTACGTATTGGATATGTTCCCGTATCCGTCGGGAGCAGGGTTGCACGTCGGCCATCCGGAAGGCTACACCGCCACCGATATTTTGGCGCGCATGAAGCGGATGCAAGGCTATAACGTGCTTCATCCGATGGGATGGGACGCCTTCGGATTGCCGGCGGAGCAATACGCGCTTGATACCGGAAACGACCCGGCGGAGTTTACCGAGAAAAACATTAATACGTTCCGGCGCCAAATTAAATCGCTAGGGTTTTCGTATGACTGGGACCGGGAAATCAACACGACCGATCCGAATTACTACAAATGGACGCAATGGATTTTCTTAAAGCTGTATGAAAAAGGATTAGCTTATATGGATGAGGTCCCGGTCAACTGGTGCCCGGCGTTAGGCACGGTGCTTGCTAATGAAGAAGTCATTAATGGCAGAAGTGAACGCGGCGGCCACCCGGTGATCCGCAAGCCGATGCGGCAATGGATGCTCCGCATTACCGCCTACGCGGACCGTTTGCTTGAAGACTTGGAAGAGTTAGATTGGCCGGAAAGCATTAAAGAAATGCAGCGTAACTGGATTGGCCGCTCAGAAGGCGCGGAAATCCGTTTTGAAGTCGATGGCCACGATGAAACATTCACTGTCTTTACGACGCGCCCAGATACGCTGTTTGGTGCGACATATACCGTGTTGGCACCTGAACATCCGCTTGTCGAAAAAATTACGACTCCAGAGCAAAAAGAGGCAGTGGAAGCGTATTTAGATGCGATTAAAAGCAAAAGCGACCTCGAGCGCACCGATTTGGCGAAAGAAAAAACAGGGGTATTCACCGGCGCATACGCGATTCACCCAGTCACTGGCGAGAAGCTGCCGATTTGGATTGCCGACTACGTGCTGATGAGCTACGGCACTGGCGCAATTATGGCCGTGCCGGCACACGATGAGCGCGACTATGAATTTGCGGAAAAATTTAATTTGCCAATCAAAGAAGTGGTCGCCGGCGGCAATATTACGAAAGAAGCGTATACTGGCGACGGCGAGCATATTAACTCCGATTTCTTAAACGGTCTAAACAAAGAAGAAGCGATTAAGAAAATGATTGAATGGCTAGAAGCCAATGGAAAAGGACAAAAGAAAGTCACATACCGCCTCCGCGACTGGCTGTTCAGCCGCCAACGCTACTGGGGCGAACCGATCCCGATCATCCACTGGGAAGATGGAACGATGACGCCGGTGCCGGAAGAAGAACTGCCATTAAAGCTGCCAAAAACCGATCAAATTAAACCATCCGGCACGGGAGAGTCGCCACTTGCCAACATTGAAGAATGGGTGAACGTCGTCGATCCGAAAACAGGAAAAAAAGGACGCCGCGAAACGAATACAATGCCGCAATGGGCCGGAAGCTGCTGGTATTATTTGCGCTACATCGATCCGCACAATGACAAGCAGCTCGCCGATCCGGAAAAATTGAAAAAATGGCTGCCGGTCGATGTCTATATCGGCGGGGCGGAGCATGCTGTACTTCACTTATTGTACGCGCGTTTCTGGCATAAATTTTTATACGACATCGGCGTCGTGCCGACAAAAGAGCCGTTCCAAAAACTGTTTAACCAAGGCATGATTCTTGGGGAAAATAATGAAAAAATGAGCAAATCAAGAGGAAATGTCGTCAACCCGGACGATATTGTCGAAAGCCACGGCGCTGATACGCTGCGGTTATACGAGATGTTTATGGGACCGCTCGAAGCGTCGATCGCCTGGTCGACAAAAGGGCTGGACGGAGCGCGCCGCTTCTTGGACCGCGTCTGGCGCTTGTTTGTCGAAGAAAATGGCGAGTTGAACCCGAAAATCGTCGACAATCCGGAAACGGATACACTTGAGCGCGTATACCATCAAACGGTGAAAAAAGTAACCGAAGATTATGAAGCGCTTCGCTTTAATACAGCGATTTCGCAACTGATGGTGTTTATTAACGAAGCATATAAAGCGCCGCAACTGCCAAAAGCCTATATGGAAGGATTTGTGAAACTATTATCGCCGGTTTGCCCGCATATTGGGGAAGAATTATGGCAAAAACTTGGCCATAACGACACGATTGCGTACGAGCCATGGCCAACGTACGACGAATCGAAACTGGTGGAAGAGGAAGTCGAAATCGTCATCCAAGTGAATGGAAAAGTAAGAGCAAAACTGCATGTGCGCGCGGATTTGTCGAAAGACGAACTCGAACAAATCGCGCTGCAAGAAGAAAAAGTGCAAGAACATCTTGCCGGCAAAACGGTGCGCAAAGTCATTACCGTTCCTGGAAAACTGGTGAATATCGTAGCGAACTAA